One Vicia villosa cultivar HV-30 ecotype Madison, WI unplaced genomic scaffold, Vvil1.0 ctg.000509F_1_1, whole genome shotgun sequence DNA window includes the following coding sequences:
- the LOC131629103 gene encoding putative pentatricopeptide repeat-containing protein At1g12700, mitochondrial: protein MRTRTSLSSCFLRLQHFSSTISNTINNNNPTTRTHLLNSIRTLPNLTTAVTFFHQMLSMKPSPHIKDFNFLFTFITKTKNYTTTISLIKQAHSFGVTPDTYTLNILINSLCHLGHTSFAFSVFGLMLKTGLNPTIVTLNTIVNGLCVEGKLTQALNFTRHMENAGYQPNGYTFGALVNGLCKIGDMGNAVVCLRNMIERNFEPNVVVYNAIVDGFCKGGFVSEALDLFREMNEKGVNPSLVTYNCLIQGLCWNFRWKDVYFLLNEMMEKGIMPDVQTFTILVDGFCKEGLILEAKSVICFMVQMGEEPNVVTYNSLIGGYCLMNRMDEAMKVFDLMVLRKCLPSIVTYNSLIHGWCKVKDVDKAMCLLSEMVSEGFCPDVVTWTTLVGGFCEVGKPLAAKELFFTMKEYGLVPNLLTCAVVLDGLIKCYFRFEAMLLFRVMEESDLDLDIVIYNVMIDGLCKDGKLSDAKKILARLLVKGLRFDSYTYNIMIGGLCREGLLDDAEDLLRKMEENGCSPNACSYNVFVQGLLRKSDFLRSSKYLQIMKGKGFAVDATTTELLIGFYSADKESNAF from the coding sequence ATGCGAACAAGAACTTCACTCTCTTCCTGTTTTCTTCGTCTCCAACACTTCTCTTCAACAATCTCTAACACCATTAACAACAACAACCCTACAACCAGAACCCACCTCTTGAACTCCATCAGAACCCTCCCAAACCTCACCACCGCCGTCACATTCTTCCACCAAATGCTCTCAATGAAACCCTCCCCTCACATCAAAGACTTCAATTTCCTATTCACCTTCATCACCAAAACCAAAAACTACACAACAACCATTTCCCTTATCAAACAAGCTCACTCCTTTGGTGTTACCCCAGACACATACACTCTCAACATCCTCATCAACTCTCTCTGCCATTTGGGTCACACTTCCTTCGCCTTCTCCGTTTTCGGCCTAATGCTCAAAACAGGCCTAAACCCCACTATCGTAACCCTCAACACCATTGTTAACGGGCTTTGTGTAGAAGGAAAACTGACACAAGCTTTGAATTTTACCCGCCACATGGAGAATGCGGGTTATCAACCTAATGGATACACTTTTGGAGCGTTGGTTAATGGTTTGTGTAAAATCGGAGACATGGGTAATGCTGTTGTTTGTCTTAGGAATATGATTGAGAGAAACTTTGAACCGAATGTTGTTGTTTATAATGCTATCGTGGATGGTTTTTGCAAAGGAGGGTTTGTTTCAGAGGCTTTGGATTTGTTCAGAGAAATGAATGAAAAAGGTGTAAACCCTAGTTTGGTTACTTATAATTGTTTAATTCAAGGGCTTTGTTGGAATTTTCGATGGAAAGATGTTTATtttttgttgaatgagatgaTGGAGAAGGGGATAATGCCTGATGTTCAAACTTTTACTATTTTGGTGGATGGTTTTTGTAAAGAAgggttgattttggaggctaagaGTGTGATCTGTTTCATGGTGCAAATGGGGGAGGAGCCTAATGTTGTGACTTATAACTCGTTGATTGGTGGTTATTGTTTGATGAATCGAATGGATGAAGCTATGAAGGTTTTTGATTTGATGGTTTTGAGGAAGTGTTTGCCTAGTATTGTGACTTATAATTCATTGATTCATGGTTGGTGTAAGGTCAAAGATGTTGATAAAGCTATGTGTTTGTTGAGTGAGATGGTTAGTGAAGGTTTCTGTCCTGATGTTGTGACATGGACAACGCTTGTTGGGGGGTTTTGTGAAGTTGGTAAACCTCTGGCTGCGAAAGAGTTGTTCTTTACGATGAAGGAATATGGTTTGGTTCCTAATCTCTTGACTTGTGCTGTTGTATTGGATGGTTTGATTAAGTGTTATTTTCGTTTTGAGGCGATGTTGTTGTTTAGAGTTATGGAGGAGAGTGATttagatcttgatattgtcattTATAATGTTATGATTGATGGTTTATGTAAAGATGGAAAGTTGAGTGATGCAAAGAAGATTCTTGCGCGGCTTTTGGTTAAAGGGTTGAGATTCGATTCGTATACTTATAATATAATGATTGGAGGTTTGTGTAGAGAAGGGTTGTTGGATGATGCTGAAGACTTGCTGAGGAAAATGGAAGAGAATGGATGTTCACCTAATGCATGCTCTTATAATGTGTTTGTTCAGGGATTGCTGCGAAAAAGTGATTTTTTAAGGTCAAGTAAGTACCTTCAAATAATGAAAGGCAAAGGATTTGCAGTGGATGCTACTACCACGGAGTTGCTTATAGGCTTTTATTCTGCTGATAAAGAAAGTAATGCATTTTGA